A single window of Thalassoroseus pseudoceratinae DNA harbors:
- a CDS encoding sulfurtransferase produces MSSSSLQNLNRSMAEVVNIAAYKFADLTELAELRSELRALCQAQRLKGTILLSPEGINLFVAGDQSGIDALLGRIREIPGLTDLEVKESLSDEQPFQRMLVKIKREIISFGVEGIEPHRYTSPRISAAELKQWLDEGRPVTLLDTRNNFEIDAGTFENAVAIDIENFRQFPEAVEKLPAEMKQRPVVTFCTGGIRCEKAAPYLERVGFENVLQLDGGILKYLEVCGGDHYDGDCFVFDRRVAVNEKLAESPLAQCFVCQAILTPEDQQSPLYVEGQSCPHCHRSVDEQRRDLIASRQRKLADITQPLPGSQPYTNHRPLRVASQFDGLKVLDFLDAMKTQLSRQEWSEVCENGHLLCNDAPVHPGRTVRSGEILVHVIPMTVEPEINADIEILYEDDAIVVVNKPAPLPVHPCGRFNRNSLTYLLNLVYAPLKLRPAHRLDAETTGVMVFSKTRQVARQLQPQFDEGKVQKRYLARVQEQPEATQFDCQVPISAEPGPEGVRVPDENGLPAETRFETLQRLDDGTAILQATPMTGRTNQIRLHLWHLGFPIVGDPIYRPNQQLAAAMTTDLAKSQLGLHAAELSFVHPTTELNMSFQATEPDWFHSPGEVVQSG; encoded by the coding sequence ATGAGTTCAAGTAGTCTTCAGAATCTGAATCGATCGATGGCCGAAGTCGTCAATATCGCTGCCTACAAGTTTGCTGACCTGACCGAACTCGCTGAGTTGCGGAGCGAACTCCGTGCGTTGTGCCAAGCCCAGCGTTTGAAGGGCACAATTCTTTTGAGCCCCGAAGGGATCAACCTGTTTGTTGCGGGAGACCAGTCCGGCATCGATGCGTTACTTGGACGAATTCGAGAGATTCCCGGTCTGACGGATTTGGAAGTCAAAGAAAGCCTTAGCGATGAGCAGCCATTTCAGCGGATGCTCGTGAAGATCAAGCGAGAAATCATCAGCTTTGGTGTTGAGGGGATTGAACCGCACCGGTACACGTCGCCACGGATTTCCGCGGCGGAACTCAAACAATGGCTCGATGAAGGCCGTCCGGTGACACTTCTCGACACACGGAACAATTTCGAGATCGACGCAGGCACGTTTGAGAATGCCGTCGCCATCGACATCGAAAACTTTCGGCAATTCCCGGAGGCCGTCGAGAAGCTACCCGCGGAGATGAAACAACGGCCGGTGGTCACGTTCTGTACGGGTGGCATTCGCTGTGAAAAAGCGGCCCCGTATTTGGAGCGTGTAGGGTTCGAGAATGTCCTGCAACTCGACGGCGGGATTCTCAAGTATTTGGAAGTTTGCGGCGGTGATCACTACGACGGCGATTGTTTCGTCTTTGATCGTCGTGTCGCGGTAAATGAAAAACTCGCCGAATCGCCACTTGCACAGTGTTTCGTCTGTCAGGCGATTTTAACGCCGGAGGATCAACAATCGCCGCTGTATGTTGAAGGACAATCGTGCCCTCACTGTCATCGGTCTGTAGATGAGCAACGTCGCGACTTAATCGCATCACGACAACGGAAACTTGCGGACATCACTCAACCGTTGCCGGGAAGCCAACCGTATACGAATCATCGACCGTTGCGAGTGGCCAGTCAGTTTGACGGCCTTAAAGTTCTCGACTTCTTGGATGCGATGAAGACGCAACTCTCGCGTCAGGAATGGTCCGAAGTCTGCGAGAACGGGCATCTGTTATGCAATGATGCCCCCGTTCATCCGGGGCGAACGGTTCGGTCCGGTGAGATACTGGTTCACGTCATCCCAATGACTGTCGAGCCGGAGATCAACGCGGATATTGAGATCCTCTATGAAGACGATGCCATTGTGGTCGTGAATAAACCGGCTCCGTTGCCGGTCCATCCGTGTGGACGGTTCAACCGGAATTCGTTGACGTACCTGTTGAATCTCGTCTACGCACCTTTGAAGCTACGACCGGCTCACCGCCTCGATGCGGAAACGACCGGAGTGATGGTGTTTTCCAAGACTCGCCAAGTCGCTCGGCAACTGCAACCGCAGTTTGATGAAGGCAAGGTCCAAAAGCGGTATTTGGCCCGTGTGCAGGAGCAGCCGGAGGCAACGCAATTCGACTGCCAAGTCCCGATCAGTGCGGAACCCGGTCCTGAGGGTGTGCGTGTCCCCGACGAAAACGGGCTTCCTGCGGAGACCCGTTTCGAGACATTACAGCGATTGGACGATGGGACAGCGATCCTGCAAGCAACACCGATGACGGGACGGACGAACCAAATCCGCTTGCACCTGTGGCATCTTGGGTTCCCAATTGTCGGCGATCCGATTTATCGGCCCAACCAACAACTTGCCGCCGCAATGACAACCGACTTAGCGAAAAGCCAACTCGGGCTACACGCAGCCGAGCTGAGTTTTGTTCATCCAACGACCGAGTTGAATATGAGTTTCCAGGCGACCGAACCGGACTGGTTTCATAGCCCCGGCGAAGTCGTTCAGTCAGGTTGA
- a CDS encoding sulfatase family protein — MNCSVRRVVFACLLLVSTGLTKAAETSSSHPNIVFILADDMGYGDPKCYNADSKIPTPNIDSLATGGMRFTDAHAAGPLCHMSRYGLLTGRYPFRTNVGKWRRQPLIEDDQMTIASLLQQNGYHTAMVGKWHLGFHENGYDKPLPGGPVDRGFDSFFGIRASTDIPPYFYIRGNQAVQPPTDHIEARNSKEFWTPIQGEFWRAGGIAPDLALRDVLPLFADEAVGVIEDHADSPQKKPLMLYVAFPAPHTPWLPSKEFVGTSKASLYGDFTVMVDAMVGKILQALDQAKMTDNTLVIFSSDNGPTWYDKDVEKFQHDSAAHLRGMKADAWEAGHRVPFIARWPEKIPANSVNNKLVCFTDMLATFAAIVDQELPEDAGPDSFNILPTLLDPNADTVPTRQSFAMGSGNGMMMIRDGNWKLIDGLGSGGFSKPSRIKPIPGEPAAQLYNLADDPGETQNLYWEKPQQVKRLMKLLTSIRRGQHRRIGS; from the coding sequence ATGAATTGTTCCGTACGGCGTGTTGTTTTCGCGTGCCTATTGCTCGTTTCAACCGGTCTGACGAAGGCGGCTGAAACATCGTCGTCGCATCCGAATATCGTGTTCATCCTTGCCGATGACATGGGGTATGGCGATCCGAAGTGTTACAACGCAGACTCCAAAATCCCAACGCCGAATATCGATTCTCTGGCGACCGGTGGCATGCGGTTCACTGATGCCCACGCCGCTGGGCCGTTGTGTCACATGTCACGATATGGATTACTCACCGGGCGATATCCTTTTCGGACGAACGTGGGAAAGTGGCGGCGTCAACCGTTGATTGAAGACGATCAAATGACGATCGCTTCGCTGCTCCAGCAAAACGGCTATCACACTGCAATGGTCGGGAAATGGCACCTGGGTTTCCACGAGAATGGATATGACAAACCGCTCCCTGGTGGCCCCGTCGATCGGGGTTTTGATTCGTTCTTCGGAATACGAGCGTCAACGGATATTCCGCCTTACTTTTACATCCGTGGCAACCAAGCCGTTCAACCGCCGACAGACCACATCGAAGCCCGCAATTCCAAAGAATTCTGGACACCGATTCAAGGCGAGTTCTGGCGAGCGGGGGGCATTGCTCCGGATCTGGCTCTGAGAGACGTGCTGCCATTGTTCGCCGATGAAGCGGTGGGAGTTATCGAGGACCATGCCGACTCGCCTCAGAAAAAGCCGTTAATGTTGTACGTCGCGTTTCCGGCACCACACACGCCGTGGCTGCCATCAAAAGAGTTTGTCGGTACGAGCAAAGCCAGTCTTTACGGCGATTTCACTGTGATGGTAGACGCCATGGTGGGCAAGATTTTGCAAGCGCTGGACCAAGCCAAGATGACCGACAACACGTTGGTCATCTTCTCCTCGGACAACGGACCGACGTGGTACGACAAAGATGTGGAGAAGTTTCAGCACGACTCCGCCGCTCACCTCCGGGGCATGAAAGCCGATGCTTGGGAAGCCGGTCATCGTGTGCCGTTCATTGCCCGGTGGCCGGAGAAGATTCCAGCAAATTCCGTCAACAATAAACTCGTCTGCTTCACCGACATGTTGGCGACGTTCGCTGCCATCGTCGATCAGGAACTTCCCGAAGACGCGGGTCCGGATAGCTTCAACATTCTGCCAACCTTGCTGGATCCCAACGCCGACACCGTGCCCACGCGACAGTCATTCGCCATGGGTTCCGGGAATGGAATGATGATGATTCGGGACGGTAACTGGAAACTGATTGACGGGCTTGGTTCGGGGGGATTTTCAAAGCCGTCTCGCATCAAGCCGATACCTGGCGAACCGGCGGCACAGCTCTACAATCTCGCGGACGATCCTGGCGAAACGCAGAATCTCTATTGGGAAAAACCGCAGCAGGTCAAACGGCTGATGAAGTTGTTAACGTCCATTCGACGCGGCCAACACCGCCGGATCGGATCGTAA
- the menC gene encoding o-succinylbenzoate synthase → MKIDRIELFHVAMPLISPWRTAYGEDADIHSVLCRMSSGSVDAWGEASSLAAPCYSPEWAGGVFATARNWLAPSLIGEEITDGSQLQSRLAVFKGNQFAKAVLDSAFWCLKSRIENTPLHRLLGASRDEVPVGADFGVGDNLDDLLNDIAGAVEAGFPRVKLKFRPGWDIPMLEAVRHVFPEATIHIDCNSGYTLADAELFRDIDRFDLAMIEQPLTFDDVVDHAALQKQIRTPICLDESLNSLHRAEQAIRLESLRYANIKPGRVGGLTVAVAMHDRFQAAGIPCWVGGMLESAVGSSICTSLAMLDNFTYPADIFPSSRYYETDLADRPLELSATSDGTPTVRATDDIPNPHPERLRHQTVQHAVITP, encoded by the coding sequence TTGAAGATCGATCGCATTGAATTGTTTCACGTGGCCATGCCGTTGATTTCGCCATGGCGGACCGCGTACGGGGAAGATGCCGATATCCATTCGGTGTTGTGCCGAATGTCGAGTGGTTCGGTCGATGCCTGGGGTGAGGCGTCGTCGTTGGCGGCTCCGTGTTACTCACCCGAATGGGCTGGAGGCGTGTTCGCGACCGCCCGGAATTGGTTGGCTCCCAGTCTCATCGGTGAAGAGATCACGGATGGATCGCAACTTCAGTCTCGATTGGCGGTCTTCAAAGGCAATCAATTTGCCAAAGCAGTTCTCGATTCCGCCTTTTGGTGTCTAAAAAGTCGCATCGAAAACACGCCGCTGCATCGGTTATTGGGGGCGAGTCGTGACGAAGTTCCAGTCGGTGCGGATTTTGGTGTCGGAGACAATCTCGACGACTTGTTAAACGATATTGCGGGTGCCGTCGAGGCGGGTTTTCCGAGGGTGAAACTCAAATTTCGTCCCGGCTGGGATATACCGATGCTCGAAGCGGTTCGCCATGTCTTTCCGGAAGCGACTATTCACATCGATTGCAACAGCGGTTACACCCTGGCAGACGCCGAGTTGTTTCGCGACATTGATCGCTTCGACCTTGCGATGATCGAACAACCACTCACTTTCGATGACGTGGTCGATCACGCGGCACTGCAGAAACAGATTCGCACGCCGATCTGCTTGGATGAAAGTCTGAATTCACTGCATCGGGCGGAACAGGCGATCCGTTTGGAAAGTTTGCGGTACGCGAACATCAAGCCCGGTCGCGTCGGCGGCCTGACGGTTGCGGTGGCGATGCATGATCGGTTCCAAGCCGCTGGGATTCCCTGTTGGGTTGGGGGGATGCTCGAAAGTGCCGTCGGAAGCTCGATATGCACTTCGCTGGCGATGCTCGACAACTTCACGTATCCGGCGGACATCTTCCCCTCGTCTCGTTACTACGAAACCGATCTGGCCGACCGCCCGCTGGAGTTGAGCGCCACATCTGACGGCACTCCCACCGTGCGTGCTACCGACGATATTCCAAACCCACACCCGGAACGCTTGCGGCATCAAACCGTCCAGCATGCCGTGATTACCCCGTGA
- a CDS encoding Hsp70 family protein, with the protein MSTTQAVGIDLGTTYSCISYLNEHGEPVTIANEEGEHSTPSVVLFDGPEVVVGTEALRHAIVHPDRVVQHAKRYMGDTGKHWTVDGRNYSPIDISAFVLRKLLKSAQDQIGPIERAVVTVPAQFSDVQRHATILAGHKAGLQQVDIINEPVAAALCHVLGTEGLWFSELAEAQRLMVYDLGGGTFDLSLVKYQKNEVSVEASVGDLQLGGIDWNNQLQEAIAKQFQRDFELNPMETPNGRQMLSLEAEQAKRALSVRPKSSFTVQYGGRQKSYQVEQAQFEKLTKPLVDRTAKIVKKLLKDRKMGWAHVDVVLTTGGASRMPMIRNMLKDLSGRTLNSTLSPDQSISHGATYYAGMMLTNSKFARSILNEEATARLSSVKQRSVNARALGIMIRDVETNKRVPHYLIPENTALPTDQTKHFGTVVPNQRRVKLQVVESGTSPEQPPVVLGECRINDLPADLPSGSQVAVTIRYDESARVHVSAVDVASGKRAAAEIIRQENMVAQIAADHLEEGFSIDLDKELLELHPKAQDRRSRANQEERKSPFTPDPSDDLDSADEPVPLDDDGNPIDPHQLSADYSAARKKKTQNASSRQRVTGKKNAPERGRRKRSASPPPPPSRKQRDPGEDEFWSIPE; encoded by the coding sequence ATGTCGACTACCCAAGCCGTCGGGATCGATTTAGGCACGACTTATTCGTGCATATCGTATCTCAACGAACATGGCGAACCTGTCACGATCGCGAACGAGGAAGGCGAACACTCCACGCCTTCCGTGGTGCTGTTTGACGGCCCGGAAGTTGTGGTCGGCACGGAGGCGTTGCGTCATGCGATTGTGCACCCCGATCGTGTCGTGCAACATGCCAAACGGTACATGGGCGACACCGGGAAACACTGGACGGTCGATGGGCGGAATTATTCGCCAATCGACATTTCCGCGTTCGTGCTGCGAAAATTGCTCAAATCGGCCCAGGATCAAATTGGTCCGATTGAACGAGCTGTCGTAACAGTTCCCGCTCAATTCAGCGATGTCCAGCGTCACGCAACGATCCTCGCCGGACACAAGGCCGGCTTGCAACAAGTCGACATCATCAACGAACCGGTCGCGGCCGCTTTATGTCACGTGTTGGGAACCGAAGGGCTGTGGTTCAGTGAACTGGCCGAAGCACAACGTCTGATGGTTTACGACCTCGGTGGCGGCACGTTTGACCTGTCATTGGTGAAATATCAGAAGAACGAGGTCAGCGTTGAAGCGAGTGTCGGGGATTTGCAACTCGGTGGGATTGACTGGAACAACCAACTGCAAGAGGCCATCGCCAAGCAATTCCAACGCGACTTTGAATTGAACCCGATGGAAACCCCCAACGGTCGGCAGATGCTCTCGTTGGAAGCCGAGCAAGCCAAACGAGCGCTCAGTGTGCGACCGAAGTCTTCATTCACAGTTCAATACGGTGGTCGTCAGAAGAGCTATCAAGTCGAGCAGGCTCAATTCGAAAAACTGACGAAACCGCTCGTCGACCGGACGGCGAAAATCGTCAAGAAGTTGCTCAAAGACCGCAAAATGGGCTGGGCTCATGTGGATGTCGTCCTGACGACCGGTGGTGCTTCGCGAATGCCGATGATTCGGAATATGCTCAAGGATCTCAGCGGTCGCACGCTGAATTCGACGCTCTCGCCCGACCAATCCATTTCGCACGGTGCCACTTACTACGCGGGCATGATGCTCACGAATAGCAAGTTTGCTCGGTCCATTCTCAACGAGGAAGCCACCGCTCGGTTGTCGAGTGTAAAACAACGCAGCGTGAATGCGCGAGCGTTGGGAATCATGATTCGCGATGTCGAAACCAACAAGCGGGTTCCACATTACCTGATTCCGGAAAACACCGCGTTGCCGACGGACCAAACGAAGCACTTTGGAACCGTCGTTCCGAATCAACGACGGGTGAAGCTCCAAGTCGTCGAAAGTGGCACATCTCCAGAACAGCCGCCAGTGGTGTTGGGTGAGTGCCGCATCAATGATTTGCCAGCGGACTTGCCTTCGGGATCGCAAGTCGCGGTGACGATTCGTTACGACGAATCCGCCCGTGTGCATGTGAGTGCGGTTGATGTCGCGAGTGGAAAACGTGCCGCAGCGGAGATCATTCGGCAAGAAAACATGGTCGCACAAATCGCTGCCGATCACCTTGAAGAAGGTTTCTCGATCGACTTAGACAAGGAACTATTGGAGTTACATCCGAAGGCTCAGGATCGCCGCTCGCGGGCGAACCAAGAAGAACGAAAATCACCATTCACTCCCGACCCGAGCGACGATCTCGATAGTGCGGATGAACCAGTTCCGCTCGATGATGATGGCAATCCGATTGACCCTCATCAGTTGTCGGCCGATTACTCCGCTGCACGGAAAAAGAAAACACAGAACGCCAGTTCGCGTCAACGCGTCACTGGGAAGAAGAATGCTCCGGAACGTGGACGAAGAAAGCGCTCGGCCAGTCCACCTCCACCGCCCTCACGCAAACAACGCGATCCCGGCGAAGATGAATTCTGGAGTATTCCCGAATAG
- a CDS encoding HAD family hydrolase: MRGIRAVVFDIYGTLLISGSGDIGSADDNSHHAAFQDALNAVGIREVGDIAAVERAYREAIGESHDESRSNGISYPEVEICEVWKHALQRLTQESVVPPLETNDELLAKLAIEYEVLANPAWPMPNCAATLTTLRDAGLELGIISNAQFFTPDLFPSLLRADLDELGFDPALRFYSYQYRQAKPGTFLYEKSQQALAKLGISPEEALYVGNDMLKDIWPAQQVGFRTALFAGDARSLRLRTDDDRVQHVTPNAVITDLAQIPQLVGLD; the protein is encoded by the coding sequence ATGAGGGGAATACGTGCGGTCGTGTTTGACATTTACGGGACGTTGCTCATCAGCGGGAGCGGCGATATTGGTTCAGCGGATGATAATTCCCACCATGCTGCTTTTCAGGACGCTTTAAACGCGGTTGGCATTCGTGAAGTGGGCGACATCGCGGCGGTGGAGCGGGCGTATCGTGAGGCGATTGGGGAGTCGCATGACGAATCGAGATCAAATGGGATTTCCTATCCCGAAGTCGAAATTTGTGAGGTTTGGAAGCACGCACTCCAGCGATTGACACAGGAATCCGTCGTTCCTCCTCTCGAAACGAATGATGAATTGCTTGCGAAACTCGCTATCGAATACGAAGTGTTAGCCAATCCCGCTTGGCCCATGCCCAATTGTGCAGCGACGCTCACAACGCTTCGCGATGCTGGCTTGGAATTGGGCATCATCAGCAATGCCCAATTTTTCACGCCCGATCTGTTTCCGTCGCTACTAAGGGCGGATCTTGACGAACTCGGCTTCGATCCGGCATTGCGGTTTTATTCTTACCAGTATCGCCAAGCCAAGCCAGGAACGTTTCTCTACGAGAAGTCTCAGCAAGCATTGGCCAAGTTGGGGATTTCGCCGGAGGAGGCACTCTATGTCGGTAATGATATGCTGAAAGACATTTGGCCTGCACAGCAGGTCGGTTTCCGCACGGCCTTGTTCGCCGGTGATGCCCGTTCGCTACGCCTTCGCACTGATGACGATCGCGTACAACACGTGACACCGAACGCAGTCATCACCGATTTAGCCCAAATCCCCCAACTCGTCGGCCTCGATTAA
- a CDS encoding spermine/spermidine synthase domain-containing protein: MQRLSLPPRIASLRNLLATNFVQATGVGFLAGVFCLSWLLQLTSILGSSLAVSTAMMLSIVTGLVIGWPTGEAKPGFRSRTIATWLAGWTLLFPWLLQGLSSGLDHVPVTWWSTPALNLGLLCLIALVLLTAPTFGLLRWAQACVNQSECNPKVAWRGLGCGWALAVFAMAYLLGPWGLFAVTVNVLAIATCVGAGWSAWKHPNSVMNMTQEPAAPQSVSLSMRLMGAVFACGVGAAVAVWWQSLTQLMPISNYLQWTGWSSLLFGLVLGFTSTRFSRTFAGVVATIWVVALPSIFPHLTAMSMNFNASVTSVLGLMLLRGGLVAVCLFPAGWCWGRFTNNQDSNTSAIWPTLHFEAFAVGVLIVQWVGMSIVSVPTLATAFAVIFLVCAAMVWKPRWSHHRVRIATGSLATLGILVACLFTAEYQPTRSARMLFDSTVSMAAAAGLDEDLLPFVDESRLLERRVAPDSTWTVWKTRGYQIQLRRDGLPAGAASLEPRLAPQSSSDVLPTVMPLVLHSRPNHVLILGMESGVALETVLAFPIPQVTCIQPSKTLTTLLQHHVWSVRGLDPLSDPRLTHHVADPVLAIRSGESKYDVVISLPNHPATSDGTAETTTEFYDQIAESLDDGGIFCQKFSHIDFGPAVIQTVARTMRESFSEVVFLEIAAGQLAMFGSNTPGALTNEDLADRLQRPHVREALANIGMDWAIPMNLPAYNTENLDEMLAQGSWWHGQNTSASGRFALGLPPEMMKWGPKYQRTQAMMAPHTERFANWGTVEADDPVLLRRFSEIVMHNDLMVGVPDEYWLYRKSTKQQIMENPRSLIRQVGGEIPKQDIHPEDRRRMNYFKALDRALKTMDANDIASVANYATPYDPLVSDFLHKEVAELYSRCDPPEHEAELMHRLRAANYASAQEKSVRNVAAAIMILVQHPETMPDAMQRFDQLNALVQTMKLRWAARLGYKPDSSDVMLNDIEKSLRATEQALKTMDELAAEIDISADDWRARRKFVEKTVIHPLRDYRREMLPYHLKKKITKSAVKAARSQSSKEPSAKVEP, translated from the coding sequence ATGCAACGCCTTTCCTTACCGCCACGAATTGCGTCACTCCGCAACCTTCTCGCGACGAATTTCGTCCAAGCGACGGGTGTGGGATTTTTGGCCGGTGTGTTCTGTCTGAGTTGGTTATTGCAGCTCACGAGCATACTGGGTTCTTCACTGGCCGTTTCCACCGCGATGATGTTGTCAATCGTAACAGGGCTCGTCATCGGTTGGCCCACGGGGGAGGCGAAACCAGGATTTCGCTCACGCACAATTGCGACCTGGCTTGCCGGTTGGACTTTGTTATTCCCATGGCTGTTGCAAGGTCTTTCCAGCGGACTCGATCATGTGCCTGTCACATGGTGGAGTACACCGGCGTTGAACCTGGGACTGCTATGTCTCATCGCTCTCGTTCTGCTCACTGCCCCGACTTTCGGACTGCTTCGATGGGCACAGGCTTGTGTCAATCAGTCTGAGTGCAATCCGAAAGTTGCTTGGCGTGGTTTGGGCTGCGGATGGGCGTTGGCGGTGTTTGCGATGGCCTACCTACTTGGTCCGTGGGGTCTCTTTGCCGTCACGGTCAACGTCTTGGCGATCGCAACATGTGTCGGTGCCGGTTGGTCGGCTTGGAAGCATCCAAACTCTGTCATGAACATGACACAAGAGCCCGCTGCCCCCCAATCGGTTTCACTTTCCATGCGGCTGATGGGCGCGGTGTTCGCATGTGGAGTCGGTGCCGCGGTCGCCGTTTGGTGGCAAAGTTTGACTCAACTCATGCCCATCTCGAATTACTTGCAGTGGACCGGTTGGAGTAGTCTGCTATTCGGTTTGGTTCTTGGTTTCACGTCGACTCGGTTCTCTCGAACGTTCGCAGGTGTTGTCGCGACGATTTGGGTCGTGGCACTTCCATCGATCTTTCCACACCTGACCGCAATGTCGATGAACTTCAATGCCAGCGTGACATCGGTTCTCGGATTGATGCTTCTCCGTGGGGGACTGGTTGCCGTATGTTTGTTCCCAGCAGGATGGTGTTGGGGACGGTTCACAAACAATCAAGACTCGAACACCTCCGCGATCTGGCCAACGCTCCACTTTGAAGCCTTTGCCGTCGGCGTCTTAATCGTGCAATGGGTCGGAATGTCAATCGTCTCCGTGCCGACTCTCGCAACGGCATTCGCTGTGATTTTCCTGGTTTGTGCCGCGATGGTTTGGAAGCCGCGTTGGTCGCATCATCGTGTGCGAATCGCGACGGGATCGCTCGCCACGCTCGGAATTCTCGTGGCTTGTCTTTTCACTGCCGAATACCAGCCGACCCGCAGCGCACGGATGCTTTTTGATTCCACCGTCTCGATGGCTGCTGCTGCCGGTTTGGATGAAGACCTGCTCCCGTTTGTCGACGAGTCCCGTTTGCTCGAGCGTCGCGTTGCCCCCGATTCCACCTGGACGGTGTGGAAGACTCGGGGATATCAAATTCAACTTCGGCGTGATGGGCTTCCCGCAGGTGCGGCAAGTCTCGAACCGCGATTGGCACCGCAATCGTCATCGGATGTCCTCCCGACTGTGATGCCCTTGGTGTTGCACTCGCGGCCGAATCATGTGCTGATCCTAGGCATGGAATCGGGAGTGGCATTGGAAACCGTCTTGGCATTTCCGATCCCGCAAGTTACTTGCATCCAGCCCAGCAAAACGTTGACGACTTTGTTGCAACACCATGTGTGGTCCGTCCGTGGGTTGGATCCGCTTTCCGATCCCCGATTGACCCATCACGTTGCCGACCCGGTTCTCGCAATCCGTTCGGGCGAATCGAAATACGATGTCGTGATTTCATTGCCAAACCATCCGGCCACTTCGGATGGAACGGCAGAGACCACGACCGAATTCTACGACCAAATTGCGGAATCGCTGGACGACGGTGGAATCTTCTGCCAGAAGTTTTCCCACATTGATTTCGGCCCGGCGGTCATTCAAACCGTCGCCCGCACGATGCGTGAATCGTTCTCCGAGGTGGTGTTCCTCGAAATCGCAGCCGGGCAACTGGCAATGTTCGGTTCGAACACACCAGGAGCCCTCACGAACGAAGATCTCGCGGATCGGCTTCAGCGTCCACACGTTCGCGAAGCCCTCGCAAACATCGGCATGGACTGGGCAATCCCGATGAATTTGCCGGCCTATAACACCGAAAACTTGGACGAAATGCTCGCTCAAGGTTCTTGGTGGCATGGCCAAAACACGTCTGCGAGTGGTCGATTCGCATTGGGCTTGCCTCCGGAAATGATGAAGTGGGGACCGAAATACCAACGGACTCAAGCCATGATGGCTCCCCATACCGAACGGTTCGCCAATTGGGGAACCGTGGAAGCGGACGACCCAGTGTTGCTCCGACGATTCAGTGAAATTGTCATGCACAACGATTTGATGGTCGGCGTGCCCGACGAATACTGGTTGTATCGAAAATCGACGAAGCAACAGATCATGGAGAACCCCCGCTCTCTGATTCGCCAAGTCGGCGGCGAGATTCCCAAGCAGGACATTCACCCCGAAGACCGTCGACGTATGAACTATTTCAAGGCGTTGGATCGGGCGTTGAAAACCATGGACGCCAACGACATTGCCTCGGTCGCAAATTACGCGACTCCTTACGATCCGCTGGTGAGCGACTTTCTCCACAAGGAAGTCGCGGAACTCTACTCGCGATGCGATCCACCAGAGCACGAAGCGGAACTCATGCACCGTCTGCGAGCAGCCAATTATGCCTCCGCTCAGGAAAAATCCGTGCGAAATGTGGCGGCGGCGATCATGATTCTCGTTCAACATCCGGAAACCATGCCGGATGCGATGCAGCGGTTCGACCAGCTCAATGCACTAGTTCAAACCATGAAACTCCGCTGGGCCGCACGATTGGGCTACAAACCGGATTCGTCCGACGTGATGCTCAACGACATTGAAAAAAGTCTGCGAGCCACAGAACAAGCATTGAAGACAATGGACGAGCTGGCAGCGGAAATCGACATTTCCGCCGACGATTGGCGAGCTCGCCGGAAGTTTGTGGAGAAGACCGTCATCCACCCGCTTCGGGATTATCGACGTGAAATGCTGCCATATCACTTGAAAAAGAAGATCACCAAGTCCGCAGTGAAAGCGGCCCGATCTCAATCAAGCAAAGAACCTTCTGCGAAGGTTGAACCGTAG